Below is a window of Pseudomonas sp. B21-040 DNA.
TTGCCATAAGACTTGCTGACCTTGTCCAGGATCAGTACCGCAGATGAGTTATTCATGGGTGCGAGGAGCCTTGTTGAGACGCTGCGAAGCCAGCAGCGCGGTAATGCTGACCAGCATCACCAACGTCGCCAGAGCATTGATTTCCGGGGTGACGCCAAAACGGATCATGGCGTAGATCTGCATCGGCAACGTGGTGGAAGCCTGGCCGGACCCGGAGTTGAAAAAGGCGATGATGAATTCGTCCACCGACAAGGTGAACGAGAGCAAACCGCCCGCCAGCACGCCGGGAAAAATCGCCGGCAACAACACCCGGCGAAACGTGGTGGCCCAGCTCGCGCCGAGATCGATCGAAGCTTCGAGGATCGAATAGTCGAAGTGTTTGAGGCGCGTGCGCACGACCGCGCAGACGAAGGCGATGTTGAACACGGCGTGGCTGATGATGATCGAGTGCAAGCCCAGCCCGACTTTGAGCAGGTTGAAGAAGCTCAGCAGCGCAATGGCCAGGACGATGTCGGGAATGATCATGGGCGCCATCAGCAGCGTGTCGACCACTTGCCCCTTGTCGTTGCCCTTGCGGCGCAGTTCGATGCCGAGCGCGAGGAATGTCCCTAGCACACAGGCAATGAAGGTCGCCGAGAGGGCCACGATCAGGGTGTTGAGCGCCGCCGACAAAATCGCCGAGTTATGCGCCAGCGCCACATACCACTTCAGCGATACGCCGCCCCAGGCCGTCGGTAATCCGGACTTGTTGAACGACAGCAGAATCAATACCAGGATCGGTACATAAAGGAAGGCATACACCAACCCCAGGTGCGTAGTGAGTACGGTGCCGCTTACGGAACGAGACTGGCTCATGCGCGACCTCCTTCTGCGCGACGAGCAACCAGCGCCTGCACGAACAACAGAATCAGCATGATCGCGATCAGGAAGAAACTTAGCGCCGCGCCGAACGGCCAGTCCCGCGCCGTGAGGAATTGCGAGTAGATCAGGTTGCCGACCATCTGCACTTGCTTGCCGCCCAACAGGTCGGCGGTGATGAAGTTGCCGATGCTCAGGACGAATACAAACACCGCGCCAGCCGCCACACCGGGCACGCTCAACGGCAGGATGATCCGGCGAAAGGTCATCCAGCCCGAAGCACCAAGGTCTTTCGAGGCGTCCCAGAGTTCGTTATTGATGCGCGACAACGAGGAGAAAATCGCCAGGATCACAAACGGGATGTAGTTGTAGACCAGCCCCAGCACCACCGACGCTTCGGTGTACAGCAGGCTGATCGGTTCACCGCTATAGCCGAACAACTGCAGCATGCGGTTGATCAGGCCTTCGCGATTGAGCAGGACGATCCACGCATAGGTGCGGATCAGGTAGTTGCTCCAGAACGGCAGCATTACCAGAAACAGAAACACCGCTTGATGGCGCCGCGGAGCGCGGGCAATCGCGTAGGCCGCCGGATAGCCGATCAGCACCGCAAACAGTGTCGCCAGGCCGGCGATTTTGGCCGACTTGAGCAGGATCCCGAGGTACAACGGATCGAATGCGCGTTGGTAGTTTTCCCAGGTGAACAGCCAGTCGATGCCGCCGTAGGCACCGCGTTCGACGAAGCTGTAGACCAGCACCAGAATGCACGGCACCACCAGAAATATCAGCAGCCAGCCAAAGCCGGGCGCAAGAAGCCAGGCCGACAAACGCCTGTCAGCATGCAAAGCACTCATTACCCATATCCTCCCGCCCCGGAACAGAGGCGGCTTGCGAGCGTGGCGAGGCATGCAGGCATGCCTCGGTTTGATGCGGCTTACGGTTGTTGAGGCTTAGTTCTGCGCCGCCATGATTTCGGTGACGGCCCGGGTATAGGCTTTCTGGGTGGTGCCGCCCAGATCGCGCAATTGCTCCATCTTCAACAACTCGCTCGGGGCGATGGTCAAGTTGGGATATTGCTTGAGCAGGTCAGCGGACAAACCGGCCATTGCGGCCTGGTTGGGGATTTTGTAGAGGATGTTTTCCGCAACCCATACGTGGTTTTCCTTGGCGAGCATGAAGTTGAGGAATTTGAACGCCTCCTCCTGATGCTTCGAGCTTTTCAGCACGACCATGGTGTCCACCCACAGATCGGAACCTTCTTTGGGCACGACGAATTTGATCGCCGCGTTGGCCTGGGTCCCGTAGTTGCACCAGCCATCCCAGGCGTGGGCCATCAGCGATTCGCCGGAAGCGAGTTTCGAGTAGAAGGTGGTGTCGTCGAAGGCGAGGATGCGTTTCTTGGTAGCGATCAACTGGTCGCGGACGGCGGCGACGTGGCTTGCGTCGTTGTCGTTGACCGACCAGCCCTTGGCCAGGAAAGCGGCGCCGAGCATCCAGCGGTCAGTGGCAAGCATCGTCACTTTGCCTTTGAGCGCATCGCTTGGGTTGAGCAGCTCATTCCAGCTGGTGGGCGCCGGCGTCACTTTGTCGGAGCGATAGCAGATACCGGTCGTGCCCCAGGTATACGGCACCGAGAAATGGTTGCCCGGGTCATATTCCAGCTGGGTGGCTTCGGGATAGAGGTTCTTGAGGTTGGGAACCTTGACCGGATCGATATCCGCCAGCAGACCCTGCTTGTGCAGGACTTCGGCGAACGGTGAGGAGACAAACACAACGTCATAGCCTTCACCGCCAGACGCCATCAGCTTGCCCATGATTTCTTCGTTGGTCGCGTGCAAAGCCTTGTCGATGTCAACGCCGCTGGCCGCTTTGAACTTGTCCAGCGCATCCGGGGCCATGTAACCGTCCCAGATGGAAATCACCATATCTTTTGCACTTGCAGCCTGTGATGCGATCGCCAGGGAAACACTTAATCCCAGACACATAAGGCCTTTCAGCTTTCTCATAATACTCACCCGACGATTGTTTATTTTTGTGTTCGAAGGCAGTACGGCAAAAAGAGAAACAGTATTGGTGTTTTTTTTTAGAAATTAGGACCAGCATGGTTTTATGTCAACGGTTTTTTCGCGCCTGACGTTTTTGTGGTGCATGGCATAAGATGAGCACCTGAGTCGAAGCGACCAAAAGAGATAAGAAGCTTGAGCACAACACCCGAAAAAAAACCTCGCACCAATCACCTCGAACTCGCCCGGCGCATCCTGGAACACACCCAGGAAACCGGCCTGGTGGCCGGCGCCCCGGTGGCAGAACAAGCACTGGCCCGTACTTTTCAGGTGTCGCGCACACTGATTCGTGGCGCACTGAAAGTGCTGCTGGAAGAAAACCTGCTGAGCCATGAAGCCGGCAAAGGCTACCGACTGGCCGCACTGCCGACCGGCCAGCACTTCAACGCCGCATTGCCGCAAGCCGAGGAAGAGGAACTGGCTACCTCGGTCCTGCGCGACCGCATGGCCGGCCGCCTTGGGGACAGCATCAGCATCAGCGAACTGATGCGCCGCTACGACATCGGCCGGCCGGCGGCGCAAAAAGCACTGGCGCAACTCAGTGAAAGCCAGGCCATCGAGCGCGGCCCCGGCCAGTCCTGGCTGTTTCGCCCTTCGCTGAACAACCTCGCCGCACTCGAAGAAAGCCTCAAGTTCCGCCTGATCCTGGAGCCGGAAGCGCTGCTCAACCCCAACTTCAACGCCGACCCACAACGTCTGTCCCTTTTGCGCAGCGCCATGCAGTTGTTGCTCGCGAGCCCGGTTGAGCACTTCGATATCCAACAGTTTCGCGAGCTGGACATCAGCTTTCATGAACTGATCGCCCAGAGTTGCGGCAACCGCTTTATCGGCGATGCCCTGCTCCAGCATCAGAGCCTGCGGCGCCTGCCGAATCTGCTGCCGACCGTCAGCGTGCATCGCCTGCAAGAAGCCCTGCGCGAACACCTGCAAATCATTGCGCACATCGAACGCGGACAACTGGAGATCGCGGCCGACGTGCTGCGCCTGCACCTGCGCCTGAGCGCCGCGCAGCGCCCGCAAACGGCTAATCGCGGCATCCCGCAGGGCCAGTCATTCGGGCGCCGTTGAGTTTCAAAAAACAGGATGATTTTTTTTATAAAATAAGACAGCATCCAGACATCTTCAGGATCGGCGGGCGTTACCCGCCATGGAATACCTCCGCCATGCACACACAAAAACTTATCGCCATGTTTCCGGAAGCCAGTTTCGGCGCGGCCTTGAACTGCATTGGGATCGCCCAATCGCTGCGTGAGCAGGGAGCAAAACCGGTCTTCATCTGCCACGAACACTTTCAGGGACTCTTCGCCGAGTACGGCTTCGACGAGTACCCGATCCCGCAAGCCAGCCCACTGTCGGCGGCGGAACATCAGCATTACTGGGAACGGTTCATAGAGCGCAACATTCCTTACTTCGACCAGACGCCACTGGCACAGATCGACAGCTATGTGGCGCCGGCCTGGGAAGCGATCATCGACACCGCCATCGAAGCGGAAAAACCGCTGCAACAGTTGCTCGGTCGACTGAAGCCGGACGTCATCGTCCTCGACAACGTGGTCATGTTCCCCGCCATCGCCAACGCCGGCTGCCCTTGGGTGCGCATGGTGTCCTGCGCCGAAACCGAGCTGCCGGATGCCGCCGTACCGCCGTATCTGTCGGGCTGCCTGGCCAGCGACAGGGACGGCCGTGAGCGGTTTACCGAGCATTACCAGAAAGTCGTCGCGCCGGCCCATGAACGCTTTTTGCAATTTCTCGCGAGCAACGGCACAGCGCCTTGCCCGCCGGGCCAGTTTCTTGTCGATTCGCCATGGCTCAACCTGCTGCTGTCGCCGACGCCGGTGCGTTATGAACGCCTGTTGCCACTGGACTCGCAGCGCTATGTCTACCTCGACGGCTGTGTGCGGCGCGAGGCGCCTTACATCGTTCCAGGCTTTCCGCGGCACAACGACGCACCGCTGATCTACATCAGCTTCGGTAGCCTCGGGGCTGCCGACACCGGCATGATCAAGCGCCTGATTGGCACTATCGAACACCTGCCCTATCGCTTCCTGATCAACGTCGGTGCCTATCGGGACACGTACACCACCGTGCCCGACAACGTGTACCTGGACAGCTGGTTTCCGCAACCGGCCGTGCTCAAGGAATGTCAGCTGTTCATCCACCACGGCGGCAACAACAGTTTCTGCGAGGCGCTGTACTTCGGCTTGCCGTCTTTGATTATTCCTTACTGCTGGGACGGCCACGACAACGCCGCACGTGCCGAGGAAGTCGGCGTCGGCCGCTACCTGCCACGGTTCGCCGATCCGTTGTCGGCATTACCGGCGGCCCTCGAACAGTTGCTGAGCGATCAATCGATGAAGCAACGCCTCGAAGCCTTCAGCAAAAACATGCAGGCGACTCGCGGTACTGACATCGCCGCACGGGCAATCTTGGCGCTGCCCAACGCCTGACCCACCGCTTGCAGACTGGCTGATGCGGGAACCGGAAATGATTGCGCGGGTGGACTGAGGCTTAGTCCCTGAGAATCATGAACACCTTGCGCACCGGTGTCAGGTTTTCCCACGTTCCCTTGAACCCTGCGGCGACGACAAATGTGGCGCCGGCCTTGAACTCCTGGCTGATGCCGTGGCTGTCGGTCAAACGCACATGCCCCTCGAGCAAATGGCAGAGCTCGTCGTAATCACACTCACAACGCTCCAGATGTTCGGGCGCCTCCCAGATGCCACCGGTGGCCTTTTTTTGCGGGTCCACGAAATGCCGCCAGCTCCGGCTGCGAAAGGGCACGTCGACCAGCGCGGGATCACTGGTTTCCAGCT
It encodes the following:
- a CDS encoding ABC transporter permease, giving the protein MSQSRSVSGTVLTTHLGLVYAFLYVPILVLILLSFNKSGLPTAWGGVSLKWYVALAHNSAILSAALNTLIVALSATFIACVLGTFLALGIELRRKGNDKGQVVDTLLMAPMIIPDIVLAIALLSFFNLLKVGLGLHSIIISHAVFNIAFVCAVVRTRLKHFDYSILEASIDLGASWATTFRRVLLPAIFPGVLAGGLLSFTLSVDEFIIAFFNSGSGQASTTLPMQIYAMIRFGVTPEINALATLVMLVSITALLASQRLNKAPRTHE
- a CDS encoding ABC transporter permease, yielding MSALHADRRLSAWLLAPGFGWLLIFLVVPCILVLVYSFVERGAYGGIDWLFTWENYQRAFDPLYLGILLKSAKIAGLATLFAVLIGYPAAYAIARAPRRHQAVFLFLVMLPFWSNYLIRTYAWIVLLNREGLINRMLQLFGYSGEPISLLYTEASVVLGLVYNYIPFVILAIFSSLSRINNELWDASKDLGASGWMTFRRIILPLSVPGVAAGAVFVFVLSIGNFITADLLGGKQVQMVGNLIYSQFLTARDWPFGAALSFFLIAIMLILLFVQALVARRAEGGRA
- a CDS encoding spermidine/putrescine ABC transporter substrate-binding protein yields the protein MVISIWDGYMAPDALDKFKAASGVDIDKALHATNEEIMGKLMASGGEGYDVVFVSSPFAEVLHKQGLLADIDPVKVPNLKNLYPEATQLEYDPGNHFSVPYTWGTTGICYRSDKVTPAPTSWNELLNPSDALKGKVTMLATDRWMLGAAFLAKGWSVNDNDASHVAAVRDQLIATKKRILAFDDTTFYSKLASGESLMAHAWDGWCNYGTQANAAIKFVVPKEGSDLWVDTMVVLKSSKHQEEAFKFLNFMLAKENHVWVAENILYKIPNQAAMAGLSADLLKQYPNLTIAPSELLKMEQLRDLGGTTQKAYTRAVTEIMAAQN
- a CDS encoding GntR family transcriptional regulator — its product is MSTTPEKKPRTNHLELARRILEHTQETGLVAGAPVAEQALARTFQVSRTLIRGALKVLLEENLLSHEAGKGYRLAALPTGQHFNAALPQAEEEELATSVLRDRMAGRLGDSISISELMRRYDIGRPAAQKALAQLSESQAIERGPGQSWLFRPSLNNLAALEESLKFRLILEPEALLNPNFNADPQRLSLLRSAMQLLLASPVEHFDIQQFRELDISFHELIAQSCGNRFIGDALLQHQSLRRLPNLLPTVSVHRLQEALREHLQIIAHIERGQLEIAADVLRLHLRLSAAQRPQTANRGIPQGQSFGRR
- a CDS encoding glycosyltransferase; the protein is MHTQKLIAMFPEASFGAALNCIGIAQSLREQGAKPVFICHEHFQGLFAEYGFDEYPIPQASPLSAAEHQHYWERFIERNIPYFDQTPLAQIDSYVAPAWEAIIDTAIEAEKPLQQLLGRLKPDVIVLDNVVMFPAIANAGCPWVRMVSCAETELPDAAVPPYLSGCLASDRDGRERFTEHYQKVVAPAHERFLQFLASNGTAPCPPGQFLVDSPWLNLLLSPTPVRYERLLPLDSQRYVYLDGCVRREAPYIVPGFPRHNDAPLIYISFGSLGAADTGMIKRLIGTIEHLPYRFLINVGAYRDTYTTVPDNVYLDSWFPQPAVLKECQLFIHHGGNNSFCEALYFGLPSLIIPYCWDGHDNAARAEEVGVGRYLPRFADPLSALPAALEQLLSDQSMKQRLEAFSKNMQATRGTDIAARAILALPNA
- a CDS encoding cupin domain-containing protein, whose product is MSKPEHVIDFANPDLPVVELETSDPALVDVPFRSRSWRHFVDPQKKATGGIWEAPEHLERCECDYDELCHLLEGHVRLTDSHGISQEFKAGATFVVAAGFKGTWENLTPVRKVFMILRD